ACATGGGTGGCGGTGTCACCGCGAGCATCTCCAACGTCGCCGGGCACGGCGGCCTCTTCCCCGCTGGGTTCGGCGTCGTCTTCATGACCTTCCAGGCGGTCATCTTCGCCTACTCGGCCATCGAGATGGTCGGCATCGCGGCCGGCGAGACCAAGGACGCCAAGTCCGTGCTGCCCAAGGCGATCAACGGCGTCGTCTACCGGATCGGCATCTTCTACGTCGGTTCGGTGCTGCTGCTGACGATGGTCCTGCCCTGGACCCTGTACTCGGCGGAGACGAGCCCGTTCGTCACGGTGTTCTCCCGCCTCGGCTTCGAGCCCGCCGGTCACATCATGAACCTGGTCGTGCTCACCGCCGCGATGTCCTCGTGCAACTCCGGTCTCTACTCGACCGGCCGCATCCTGCGCTCGCTCGCCGACAAGCGCGAGGCCCCGTCCTTCGTGGGCAGGATGAGCGCCCGCCACGTCCCCTACGGCGGCGTCATCTTCACCGCCGTGGTCTACGTGCTCGGCGTGTTCATGAACGCCTACGTGCCGCACGAGGCCTTCGACATCGCGACCTCGGTGGCCTCGCTCGGCGTCATCGCCACCTGGATCACGCTGCTGTACTGCCAGATCAAGCTGAAGCAGAAGGCCGACGCGGGGCAGATCGAGCGTCCCTCGTACCGGATGCCAGGAGCGCCGATCACCAACTGGATCGGCATCGGCTTCCTGGTGCTGGTCGTGGGCTCGATGGGCTTCTCCTCCGGTCCTGAGAAGGTCGCCTTCTACCTGATCCCGGTGCTGGCCGTGGTGCTGTTCGTCGGCTGGAAGCTGGTCAGCGCGCGGCAGGCCAAGGCCGCCTCGCTGATGTCCTCGGCGGAGGACGCGATCTCTGCCGAGCAGGCCCTCGCGGCCTCCTCCAAGCGCAACGACCCCGATGAGGAGAACCAGCCGGTTGGCTGATCTTCAGGGTGAACTCCTAGGCTGGTCGATCGACCGGCCTAGGAGTTTCGTCGTTTCAGGGAGGGATCAGTGGCCACCGCACAGCCTGTCATCGGGGTGCTCGCGCTCCAGGGTGACGTCCGGGAGCACCTGCTCACCCTCGCCGAGTGCGACGTCCTCGCCCGGCCGGTGCGCCGCCCCGAGGAGCTGGCCGAGGTGGACGGCATCGTCATCCCCGGCGGCGAGTCCACCACCATGAGCAGGCTGCTCGAGGTCTTCGAGTTGCTGGAGCCGCTGCGGCAGCGGCTGGCCGACGGC
The window above is part of the Allokutzneria albata genome. Proteins encoded here:
- a CDS encoding amino acid permease, which codes for MIAIGGAIGVGLFLGAGGRLASAGPALILSYAVCGIVAFFVMRALGELVMHRPASGSFVEYAREFIGPWAGFTSGWLYWVNWAMTGIAEITAVAIYVSLWAPDFPRWATALITLVVLLGVNLLSVKLFGELEFWFSVIKVTAIVVFLFVGISLVITNADMGGGVTASISNVAGHGGLFPAGFGVVFMTFQAVIFAYSAIEMVGIAAGETKDAKSVLPKAINGVVYRIGIFYVGSVLLLTMVLPWTLYSAETSPFVTVFSRLGFEPAGHIMNLVVLTAAMSSCNSGLYSTGRILRSLADKREAPSFVGRMSARHVPYGGVIFTAVVYVLGVFMNAYVPHEAFDIATSVASLGVIATWITLLYCQIKLKQKADAGQIERPSYRMPGAPITNWIGIGFLVLVVGSMGFSSGPEKVAFYLIPVLAVVLFVGWKLVSARQAKAASLMSSAEDAISAEQALAASSKRNDPDEENQPVG